A stretch of DNA from Thermoplasmatales archaeon:
ATTGGACATGGAATTTAGGGGATGGAAATTTTGCTTATGAAGAAAATGTCACGCATGTTTATAGCGGGGCAGGAATTTACAATGTTACCCTGATTGTCAGGGATGGCGATGGCGCCACCTCAAGCATTGTAAAAGAGATTGTAATTCAGGTAGGTGATTTAATCCCTCCATTAACAACATTAACATTTGGAACACCACACTATTATGATGGAACATATCACTGGATTACTTCAGCAACACAAATTACATTAACCGCAACAGATGGAGAAAGCGGGGTAAAAGCAACATATTACAGGATATGGTATGATGGTTCATGGAGTGACTGGACTACATATACAGAATCATTTACTTTAGCAGACGAGTGTTTGCATTACATTGAGTATTATTCTGAAGATAAAGCGGGAACAATCGAAGATGTGCATAATCAAACTGTTTATGTAGATAATACCCCACCAGAAACAACATTGACATTTGGAACACTACACTATTATGATGGAACATATCACTGGATTACTACTTCCACACAAATTACATTAACCGCAACAGATGCTCCAGATTGTGCATGTGGAGTAGATAAGATATACTATTACATTGATGCCTTGCCAGCAATTGAATATACCGCTCCATTTACAGTTACTACAACAGGAGTGCATACAATTTATTATTATAGCGTTGATAATCTTGGAAATACTGAAACAACAAAGAGCATAACAGTAAAAGTAGATAATACCCCGCCAGATATAATTCTTGAAATAGGAGAACCAAAATATAATGAATATGTCAGATCAACAACTCAATTCAATTTATCCGCAATTGATGAAGGAAGCGGAATAGCATTTTTAGAATATCGCATATTTTATGAAAATTGGAGTGAATGGAAGCAAGAAGAAAATTTTAAATTGCAGGGAGAGGGAATTCATTATCTTGAAATAAGGGCAATTGATAATCTGGGAAATACCGCATATGAAAATGAAACATATTATGTTGATGACAGCCCACCATCTTCGCGTGTAGATGAAATAATTCTATATGAGCAGGAAGAAATTCCATTCAATATCAGCATTGTTGATATTGAAGACGATGGAGCGGGAGTATGCAGGGTAGAGGCATATTATTCATACAGCGAGAATAATATAACATGGAGTGAATGGCGATTATATACAACATTTTTTATACCCTATGAGCAGAGATATAATGTATCAAATCAAACAATCAGCTTCGATGCTCCAGAAGGGGTTGCATTTTATCGCTTCATAAGCATTGCATATGATTGCCTTGAAAATAAAGAATTGCCACCATATTATCATGGCACATATGATGCGGAGTGCTTCTTCAATGCTTCAATTTTTATAAGATTTGGAATGCCAAAATATGGTGAATGGATTTCACCTTTTACACCGATTAATATTTCAATGAAGAGAGAAGGAAATATATATTACAGAATATATCATGAAGGATGGCATCCGCAGGAGGGCTTTTATTTATATTCTGGAAATTTCACCATTAATTTCAGTGGAACAAGCTATATAGAATTTTATGGTGATGGTTTGCCAGTAAGAAATGCAACAGTTAAGGTAGATGTTTCAGCTCCAGAAACTTTTATCTTATCGGAATTTTTTGTTGTTTCACCTTTGCTTATTGAATGCAATGCATATGATAATGAAAGCGGTTTAAAATGCGTTGAATTTTATTATCAATATAGCTATGATAATTTTACATGGAGCGATTGGAAGCTTGAAAGCATTGATTACAGCATGCCCTATACCTGTATTTTCAGTGAAATTGGATTTTATAATATTTCAACTGTTGGAATAGATAATGTTGATAATTTTGAAGGGAGTGAAACAAAAGCTTCTGTAAGAATTTTCAATCCGGATTTCAACAATGATGGTTTGGTAAATGTTCAGGATTTGGTTATAATTGCAAAAAATTTTGATGGAAATGAAGCAAAATTTGATATAAATGGTGATGCAACTGTTGATTTAAATGATACAAGGCTTATTTTTGAATTCTGGCATAAGAGATGAGGGCTAAAAAAATAGAAATTTATATAAATAGCGAATATATTTCTCCTAACGATGCAATCTATTAGGGGGATAAAAATGAAAGAAAAAAATGTGATAGGTAGTTTGGTGTTGAGAAAGGGTATAGTGGCTGCAATAGCAATCCTTTTGCTTGGAATAGGCAGTATGATGATACTTGAAACAAAAGCAAGGACTGATCCATGTGTTATAACTGGATATGTATATGCTGAAGATGGTACACCATTGCAGGGGGCTACTGTAAAGATAAGAGATGAAAATACCGGTGCATGGGGAGAAAATATAACAGATGAGAGCGGTATGTATAGCATCACTCTTGGAGGAGGACCATCATCTCCGCCATGGATGGAATGGTTTGATGGCGATGGCTTGCTTGCAACCGCTACTTATAATGGAAGGGAGGGAAAGGCTTTCAGATATATTGATGCAAGCGAAATTGATAGCCAGGGATATATGTGGCTGAACATAACTCTTGGAATACCTGTTACAACAAAAACAGTTGGTGAGCCAGAATTTATAAAATATGATTATGATGATGGCTTGCAGAATTATGGCTATCTTGTTTCTCCGAAAATAAATGTTACCGCGGATACCGCTTCGCTATCTTTCTGGACATGGTGGCAGATTGAAGGAGCAGCTCCAGCAGAATATGATTTAATGAATGTATATATATCAACTGATGGAGGATATAACTGGAGTTTGCTTACAAAGCCAGGAGGAAATCCATCCGCTACTTTAAATCCAGCAGAAGATCCAGTTGGAGGAACAGAATTTAATTATTATGGTTCATCTGGCTTCAATACAACTCCTTCATGGGTATATGAAACATTTGATATATCCGAATTTGTTCCAAATGAAATTGTAATAATATTTGGATTTGATACAGGTAATGAGCTTTATAACTACTGGGAAGGATGGTATATAGATGATATAAGGATAACTGAATTTGGAGGAAATATTCCATTCAGCGATGATGTTGAGAATGGTGTTGGAAACTGGACATATACTGGCTACTGGCATATAAGTGAGCACAGGAGCAAATCATCAAGCCATTCATGGTATTATGGAATTGAAAAGAGTTATGTAACAAGCAATACTTTATTCACTCTTGAGGCTGAAGGAGATTACAATGCAATATATTATAGAATAAATAATGGAGATTGGATTGAATATGATGAGCCATTTAATCTTCCTGAAGAATGCATGCATTACATTGAATTCTATGCGGAAAATGGAAGCAATAGTGAGCCAGTCCATAATCAAACTCATTATGTAGATAACAGCGCTCCAGTGAGCAACTACTACTTTGGAGAGCCAAATTCAGTTTTAAATTATGCTGGGCATAATTACACAGCAATTAAGATATGCACACCAATGATAATAGAAGCATATGATTTGCCGGAAGAATGTAGGGCGGGTGTTGAATGGCTCAATTATTCAGTATGGTGGAATCAAAATGAGCCAAATAACTATACACAGATTAAGCAAGTAAGTGTGCATGATAATGATGTGAATGATACTGATAAGAGAGTTGGCTTCATTAAAGTTGAAATTCATTTCGATGAAGAATGCTTCCATGAAATAAAATGGCAGATGGTTGATTATCTCGGCCATATATCTCAACAGTATTCAGTTGATATAGCGGTTGATGCTACGCCACCGACAATAAATAAAACAATTGGAGAGCCGAAATATTTAGATGCCAATGGATGGCTGTGGGTAAATTGCTCAACTCCTTTCTGGTTTAATATAACCGATGGAGGATGTGGAGGAGGCGTCGGCGTATGGAAATTTGGAATGAACATTTACTGGAATGAAACAAGGGTTCCAGAAGGGCAACAGCAACTATTCACCCTTGTTGAGCAGATTGTTGTTGAGGATAATCTTGCTGAAATAACAATGCAACTTTATAATGAAACTGATAATGAAACTCTCATTTTAAATACTACAACAACAGAGCTTGATGAACTGCTGGCAAATCCATTGGATTCAACATGGTATAGCAATGGCAATGAATATACTCTTATTGAATGGAATGACAATGGAAATGGAACTCTTGATTATTGCGATTATATAAATCTTGATGCTTCACAGCTAAAATGGCATGTTGAAAATATAACAATTGTTGTAGAGGACTTAAATCCAGAATATGGAAAGATTTCATATCTATTCAGATTCTGCGACCTGCCGGAAAACTATACAGAATGCTTCCATGAGCCAGAGATATGGGCAATTGACTATGTTGGCAACAATTATTCATTTAAAGAAAAGGATATGGTTGATTGCACACCTCCATCAATATTAAAGAATGCGGAGAAAGTTGTTAAAGCACAGCAAACACAGATGAATACTAGTTCATATACAAATATACCTGATTGTCAGAGCTTCAAAGCCCCATGGAGCTATATAGATGCGGTGAGTGTCTATGTAAATGGAACATTTGATGGATATAATCTCACATACATAGAAATTTATAATGATAATAATGGCACGCCAGGAGCAAAACTTGCGGAATCAGAATACATAGCTTTAAGTGGAAATCAGTCCAGATGGCTCCAGTTCCACCTGCTGGAGAGATTGTATGTAGAGCATAACGCTACTTACTGGATTAAACTTATTTATAATGGCACAGACGTGAAATGGGAGGCGCAAAACAATTATCCATCGCCTGGTCCATATCCAGATGGATTTGCAATAGTAGATGGGGAGACAAACTATTCATGGGACTTCACATTCAGGATTGAATATTATCCAATTTATCCGTATGATTATCTCAATTGCACATATCTTACAAGTGAGGCAATTCTTGACCTATCTTCATGGGATGAGGGATGCATGGGTGGAGTAGGATTACAAAGCTTGATGTATAGAATATATGTAGATGAAACAGAAACATGGCATCCAATAAGCAATGACGATACATATTGTGGAAATTATAATATTACATATGTGGATGGGGCATACTGGTATGTTGCAAAGAACAGCACCGTTACCTTTACAGATATAAGCTTCCATGAAGAATGCAAGCATATATTGCAGATGAGAGCGGAAGATTATGTTGGAAATGTTCGCATTGTAAATCAAACTCATTATGTTGATAATAGCCCGCCAGAGCTTGAAGTTGAATATCCAGATGAGCATGGCTTCTATTATGATGAGCAAACTGGAAAGATGTTTGTAAGAGCATGCAAGGAATTTTATCTTAACTTAACTGATAAGCCAGAATGTGG
This window harbors:
- a CDS encoding tandem-95 repeat protein; translated protein: MEMKKIALFISFILIANLIFAQPSTPYTILIYVYLYGLPVSNATVIVTELATNESGIADQEGEGLYGINLGNFEHGWSVGDYVLIEVFYDEYYVSATIVLTNEGYSVVNISLRDNTPPVANNDSYTTNEDIVLIINAPGILGNDYDADGDTLTAVSVSNPTHGSLTFNSNGSFLYTPNSNYYGTDSFTYKAYDGFGYSNIATVYITINSINDAPVANDDYASMEEDNSIIISVLSNDYDIDGTINESSLRIIQNASHGNITVNSNGTVTYTPEENYYGNDSFKYRFMDNGNTWSNTANVYINISPVNDKPTAYLISPENNSVNININATLAVHLIDIDSNSMSVKFYGRKLGNSTWQFLGINTDVANDSNTSLIWYNLQYNTTYEWYVVANDSIAENSSDIWRFTTQAINTPPVANDDSYSTDEDIALTVNTPGVLENDNDIDGDNLTAILVSNPNHGTVVLNSNSSFTYTPNSNYHGTDSFTYKAYDGIAYSNIATVYITINSVNDAPVANDDYASTDEDTPVLINLSANDYDIDGNINLTSITITQSPSHGSVNVHSNGTVTYTPSLNYYGSDSFKYKAKDNDGADSNIATVTITINSTNDAPFANFTYEPLNPIIGQLIYFNSTSYDIDGYIVNWTWNLGDGNFAYEENVTHVYSGAGIYNVTLIVRDGDGATSSIVKEIVIQVGDLIPPLTTLTFGTPHYYDGTYHWITSATQITLTATDGESGVKATYYRIWYDGSWSDWTTYTESFTLADECLHYIEYYSEDKAGTIEDVHNQTVYVDNTPPETTLTFGTLHYYDGTYHWITTSTQITLTATDAPDCACGVDKIYYYIDALPAIEYTAPFTVTTTGVHTIYYYSVDNLGNTETTKSITVKVDNTPPDIILEIGEPKYNEYVRSTTQFNLSAIDEGSGIAFLEYRIFYENWSEWKQEENFKLQGEGIHYLEIRAIDNLGNTAYENETYYVDDSPPSSRVDEIILYEQEEIPFNISIVDIEDDGAGVCRVEAYYSYSENNITWSEWRLYTTFFIPYEQRYNVSNQTISFDAPEGVAFYRFISIAYDCLENKELPPYYHGTYDAECFFNASIFIRFGMPKYGEWISPFTPINISMKREGNIYYRIYHEGWHPQEGFYLYSGNFTINFSGTSYIEFYGDGLPVRNATVKVDVSAPETFILSEFFVVSPLLIECNAYDNESGLKCVEFYYQYSYDNFTWSDWKLESIDYSMPYTCIFSEIGFYNISTVGIDNVDNFEGSETKASVRIFNPDFNNDGLVNVQDLVIIAKNFDGNEAKFDINGDATVDLNDTRLIFEFWHKR